caaaatttttttcgacctccaaaagtcataaaaaacgtcatagtatagtaaggcgtttttttcggccaaaaaaagtctaaatttttttcgacctccaaaagtcataaaaaacgtcatagtatagtaaggcgtttttttcggccaaaaaaagtcaaaatttttttcgacctccaaaagtcataaaaaacgtcatagtatagtaaggcgtttttttcgggcaaaaaaagtcaaaatttttttagacctcaaaatgtcataaaaaacgtcatagtatagtaaggcgtcaaaatcgggcaaaaaaagtcaaaatttttttcgacctcaaaatgtcataaaaaacgtcatagtatagtaaggcgtcaaaatcgggcaaaaaaagtcaaaaatttttttcgacctccaaaagtcataaaaaacgtcatagtatagtaaggcgtttttttcgggcaaaaaaagtcaaaaattttttcgacctccaaaagtcataaaaaacgtcatagtttagtaaggcgtcaaaatcgggcaaaaaaagtcaaaatttttttcgacctccaaaagtcataaaaaacgtcatagtatagtaaggcgtttttttcgggcaaaaaaagtcaaaaattttttcgacctccaaaagtcataaaaaacgtcatagtatagtaaggcgtttttttcggccaaaaaaagtcaaaatttttttcgacctccaaaagtcataaaaaacgtcatagtatagtaaggcgtcaaaatcgggcaaaaaaagtcaaaatttttttcgacctccaaaagtcataaaaaacgtcatagtatagtaaggcgtttttttcggccaaaaaaagtcaaaatttttttcgacctccaaaagtcataaaaaacgtcatagtatagtaaggcgtttttttcggccaaaaaaagtcaaaatttttttagacctccaaaagtcataaaaaacgtcatagtatagtaaggcgtttttttcggccaaaaaaagtcaaaaattttttcgacctccaaaagtcataaaaaaacgtcatagtatagtaaggcgtttttttcggccaaaaaaagtcaaaatatttttcgacctccaaaagtcataaaaaacgtcatagtatagtaaggcgtttttttcggccaaaaaaagtcaaaatttttttcgacctccaaaagtcataaaaaacgtcatagtatagtaaggcgtttttttcgggcaaaaaaagtcaaaatttttttcgacctccaaaagtcataaaaaacgtcatagtatagtaaggcgtttttttcggccaaaaaaagtctaaatttttttcgacctccaaaagtcataaaaaacgtcatagtatagtaaggcgttttttttggccaaaaaaagtcaaaatttttttagacctcaaaatgtcataaaaaacgtcatagtatagtaaggtgtcaaaatcgggcaaaaaaagtcaaaaattttttcgacctcaaaatgtcataaaaaacgtcatagtatagtaaggcgtttttttcggccaaaaaaagtcaaaatttttttcgacctccaaaagtcataaaaaacgtcatagtatagtaaggcgtttttttcggccaaaaaaagtcaaaatttttttcgacctccaaaagtcataaaaaacgtcatagtatagtaaggcgtttttttcggccaaaaaaagtcaaaatatttttcgacctccaaaagtcataaaaaacgtcatagtatagtaaggcgtttttttcgggcaaaaaaagtcaaaaattttttcgacctccaaaagtcataaaaaacgtcatagtatagtaaggcgtttttttcggccaaaaaaagtcaaaatttttttcgacctccaaaagtcataaaaaacgtcatagtatagtaaggtgtcaaaatcgggcaaaaaaagtctaaatttttttcgacctcaaaatgtcataaaaaacgtcatagtatagtaaggcgtcaaaatcgggcaaaaaaagtcaaaatatttttcgacctccaaaagtcataaaaaacgtcatagtatagtaaggcgtttttttcggccaaaaaaagtcaaaatttttttcgacctccaaaagtcataaaaaacgtcatagtatagtaaggcgtttttttcgggcaaaaaaagtcaaaaattttttcgacctccaaaagtcataaaaaacgtcatagtatagtaaggcgtttttttcggccaaaaaaagtcaaaatttttttcgacctccaaaagtcataaaaaacgtcatagtatagtaaggcgtttttttcggccaaaaaaagtccaaatttttttcgacctccaaaagtcataaaaaacgtcatagtatagtaaggcgtttttttcggccaaaaaaagtcaaaatttttttcgacctccaaaagtcataaaaaacgtcatagtatagtaaggcgttttttttggccaaaaaaagtcaaaatttttttagacctcaaaatgtcataaaaaacgtcatagtatagtaaggtgtcaaaatcgggcaaaaaaagtctaaatttttttcgaccacaaaatgtcataaaaaacgtcatagtatagtaaggcgtcaaaatcgggcaaaaaaagtcaaaatttttttcgacctccaaaagtcataaaaaacgtcatagtatagtaaggcgtttttttcggccaaaaaaagtctaaatttttttcgacctccaaaagtcataaaaaacgtcatagtatagtaaggcgtttttttcggccaaaaaaagtcaaaatatttttcgacctccaaaagtcataaaaaacgtcatagtatagtaaggcgtttttttcgggcaaaaaaagtcaaaaattttttcgacctccaaaagtcataaaaaacgtcatagtatagtaaggcgtttttttcggccaaaaaaagtcaaaatttttttcgacctccaaaagtcataaaaaacgtcatagtatagtaaggtgtcaaaatcgggcaaaaaaagtcaaaatttttttcgacctcaaaatgtcataaaaaacgtcatagtatagtaaggcgtcaaaatcgggcaaaaaaagtcaaaatatttttcgacctccaaaagtcataaaaaacgtcatagtatagtaaggcgtttttttcggccaaaaaaagtcaaaatttttttcgacctccaaaagtcataaaaaacgtcatagtatagtaaggcgtttttttcggccaaaaaaagtcaaaatttttttcgacctccaaaagtcataaaaaacgtcatagtatagtaaggcgtttttttcggccaaaaaaagtcaaaatttttttcgacctccaaaagtcataaaaaacgtcatagtatagtaaggcgtttttttcggccaaaaaaagtctaaatttttttcgacctccaaaagtcataaaaaacgtcatagtatagtaaggcgtttttttcggccaaaaaaagtcaaaatatttttcgacctccaaaagtcataaaaaacgtcatagtatagtaaggcgtttttttcgggcaaaaaaagtcaaaaattttttcgacctccaaaagtcataaaaaacatcatagtatagtaaggcgtttttttcggccaaaaaaagtcaaaatttttttcgacctccaaaagtcataaaaaacgtcatagtatagtaaggcgtttttttcggccaaaaaaagtcaaaatttttttagacctcaaaatgtcataaaaaacgtcatactatagtaaggcgtcaaaatcgggcaacaaaagtcaaaatttttttcgacctcaaaatgtcataaaaaacgtcatagtatagtaaggcgtcaaaatcgggcaaaaaaagtcaaaaattttttcgacctccaaaagtcataaaaaacgtcatagtatagtaaggcgtttttttcggccaaaaaaagtcaaaatatttttcgacctccaaaagtcataaaaaacgtcatagtatagtaaggcgtttttttcgggcaaaaaaagtctaaatttttttcgacctccaaaagtcataaaaaacgccatagtatagtaaggcgtttttttcggccaaaaaaagtcaaaatttttttcgccctccaaaagtcataaaaaacgtcatagtatagtaaggcgtttttttcggccaaaaaaagtcaaaatttttttagacctcaaaatgtcataaaaaacgtcatagtatagtaaggtgtcaaaatcgggcaaaaaaagtctaaatttttttcgacctcaaaatgtcataaaaaacgtcatagtatagtaaggcgtcaaaatcgggcaaaaaaagtcaaaatatttttcgacctccaaaagtcataaaaaacgtcatagtatagtaaggcgtttttttcggccaaaaaaagtctaaatttttttcgacctccaaaagtcataaaaaacgtcatagtatagtaaggcgtttttttcggccaaaaaaagtcaaaatttttttcgacctccaaaagtcataaaaaacgtcatagtatagtaaggcgtcaaaatcgggcaaaaaaagtcaaaatttttttcgacctccaaaagtcataaaaaacgtcatagtatagtaaggcgtttttttcggccaaaaaaagtctaaatttttttcgacctccaaaagtcataaaaaacgtcatagtatagtaaggcgtttttttcggccaaaaaaagtcaaaatttttttcgacctccaaaagtcataaaaaacgtcatagtatagtaaggcgtcaaaatcgggcaaaaaaagtccaaatttttttcgacctccaaaagtcataaaaaacgtcatagtatagtaaggcgtttttttcggccaaaaaaagtcaaaatttttttcgacctccaaaagtcataaaaaacgtcatagtatagtaaggcgtttttttcggccaaaaaaagtctaaatttttttcgacctccaaaagtcataaaaaacgtcatagtatagtaaggcgtttttttcggccaaaaaaagtctaaatttttttcgacctccaaaagtcataaaaaacgtcatagtatagtaaggcgtttttttttcggccaaaaaaagtcaaaatttttttcgacctcaaaatgtcataaaaaacgtcatagtatagtaaggcgttttttttcggccaaaaaaagtcaaaatttttttcgacctcaaaatgtcataaaaaacgtcatagtatcgtacggcgtcaaaatcggccaagaaaagtccaaaatttttttgccttcaaaatgtcataaaaaacgtcatagtatagtaaggcgtcaaaatcggcccaaaaagtcaaaaaaatttttgacctcaaaatgtcatcaaaaacgtcatagtatagtcaggcgtcaaattcggccaaaaaaagtcaaaaattttttggacctcaacatttcataaaatggtcatagtatagtaaggcgtcaaaatggacccaaaaaaagtcattttttagaacggtctcaaaatgtcataaaatggtcatagtatagtaaggcatcaaaatcagccaatgAAAGTCATCCTTTTTtttggaggagagaaggagaacgacatgcagcataatacaaacagggtttgcaatggacaatgttagagggtcagcatttagattacagttagtgaacagtttgtggataatgtgtgctcagcaattacagttatgataggaaacagagcacagaggggaCAATTCCTTTAGGAGGAGTTTGTCAAAGTACGGCAAGTGGAAAAGGTAAaagtgaatgacaataaagttatctgaatctgaatccagTTCTGTGCTGCAATATATTTGGTAAACAGTAGATGGCAGCAGTAATATCCACAGGCCTTTTACGGCCTCTCTTCCTGGAAtccagaagaggaagaaggagggggaagcaagagaagaagaatgggTGTTTTTGAAAAGGGTGTGTTGCTACTGCTGTTGGAGTGTCTGAGGCAACCTTCACAACACAGTTTCATTAGTTGTGAGCAGACTTTTGCTGAGAATCAAACCCGGTTTACTACATTGGTCAGGTTTGTACTTGTCAATTAAACTTTGTCATATTGTGAAGAGTATATTAAGTATCATTAAGTACAGATGGCAACTGAGCTCCAGGACAGCCATTTGCTTGCAAACTAGGAGCTTGGCTTCTCTGACAGTGCCTGAGGCTGGAATAAATCCaacttttttaaaactaaaatttaaaTGATCCGCACCAATTAGCTGTAAATCAATGCTGCTGGATGTGTCAGTGGTGGGATTTACCAGTCAGACTGACCCAGTTTTACTCATGTATTACTCAGTCAGGTACAGTGTGGaaatgcagcacagcagcagcgtGACTGACTTTCAGCAACTATGGGGAAGATGGACCACCCTGTCGAACTGCCTTTATAATGAGCCAAAGGTAGCACCAaaatttaatcttttattttctttatttcctcccAGCTAAATCACATGTGTCTTTACCAGGTAGCACAGGTGATGAATTCAAGAATCGGGCAGTACCTCAGCAACCACCCGTTCTTAGCTCTCACAGTGATGCTATTCAGCGCCATGGCTGCAGTGCCTGTTGGACTTTTCCTCATTTTTGCTCTTGTGACCATTATTATGTCGGCAgtaggttttgttttctttgaggGTAGGTGCACTCATGTCAAAATCAGACTTTGCCATGTGATGTTTTGGGATACTGCGCAGCCACAAACccgttctttctctctgtctcttctagTGTTCCTGCTGTTTGTGGGAGGGTTTACTCTGCTGTGCGTGCTCTCCGGCCTTGCCTTCTTCTCCCTCATGGTTTCATGCATCTTTAATGCTTTTTATGTGATCATCTCCAACATCCTCAACTACTACTACCCACAACTGACAAAGGTAAATATACTGTAGACTGAAGCTCtagttattttattaaaaatgtattgtcTGGACATAATCTCTTCtaaaattttaataaatgtatgcATGTTCATATTACTTACAAGGAGCTATTAAAGTTTTAGACactatttattttctttctacCAGCAAGGTAACATTGAGGGAAAGGAGTATGAGTTTGAAACTTCAAAGCTGAAGGAAATGCAGTAgctctcttcctcttgtctcAACTTGTCTCATCTTAGAGCCTTAAATCAGCACTACTGAAGCTTCATTGTTGGGATTCAGAGGACACAGATGCTTGAATGAATAGTGCTGCTGATGTAACAGATATTCGAAGCACAAAGTCTCCCTGATGGTTACTGAATGTGTAAAGCCTAAATATTGTTAGTAGATATTTTTCTAAAActtaaatatgaatatatgaatttcattatatatatatatatatatatataatagacATAGACTGTCAGTCTGAAAACGCCTTTATTTGTTATGTGTATTTGCAAATATTTGATGTTCATACTCTTAAAGCAATGAAAATGCACTATAAAATAATGTTACATATCTATTTTTGCTGTTACCCGCAGAAGAGCACAATGTTTGACATCTGTGACATAGCTTTGAATAAAAGCTCATCATAATGAACATTTGCTCTGGTCTTCTGTCCAAACAAGAGATGGAGAATAGTAATGGACCTAAAACTATGTCTTTGTGAAGAATGTCTGGGAAAAATTTTAAGTTGGTACCATGTTGAATGCTGCACATTTTTCAATCCTACATGTTTGGCTCTATTTATATTTCCCCAATTCATCAACATGGTGTGATTAACTACTATAAATGTTTCCTTACAAAAGAACTAGAGAAGACTCCTTCACAACTGAAACATATTCCTGTGGGACTTTTGGTAGCAGTATATGCAAAGGAATTTGTGTGCCTAATTTTATTAAATGGGCATGTTGCTTCCTTTGCATGttttgaattcattttaaagatgtatttaaaaaaaacaaacttacatTCGGAAAAATTGAAAACTTAAAACATCTGAAGGGGTCTTAGATAAAGCTGCACTCATCAGTACTTGCATTCTTTCAATAATCACAGTGACTTTGGAGGGTGATTCTCATAAAATCTTTATTGGAGGTGAtatcatgcaaaaaaaaagagaaaaaaaagttcaaaataaTCCTCAAATAATCCTTTAGGAATGGCAAATTTGAAAAAGTTGAAGTTAACAAAAGGCCTTTAAATTCAATAGAAATGCACCCAGTGAACACCATGACAACCCCTACTCAATTACTGAACAGCATAATGTCACATCTGTTGAATTGTTCACACTCCAGACATTCAGATAACTGAAATGTCACAACCGGTCAAAGTGCTGGAGGATCTTCATGCCAAATATCTACACATCCCGGTATAAGTGTAA
The window above is part of the Toxotes jaculatrix isolate fToxJac2 chromosome 18, fToxJac2.pri, whole genome shotgun sequence genome. Proteins encoded here:
- the LOC121198767 gene encoding lipid droplet assembly factor 1-like, which codes for MQHSSSVTDFQQLWGRWTTLSNCLYNEPKVAQVMNSRIGQYLSNHPFLALTVMLFSAMAAVPVGLFLIFALVTIIMSAVGFVFFEVFLLFVGGFTLLCVLSGLAFFSLMVSCIFNAFYVIISNILNYYYPQLTKQGNIEGKEYEFETSKLKEMQ